Proteins co-encoded in one Populus trichocarpa isolate Nisqually-1 chromosome 10, P.trichocarpa_v4.1, whole genome shotgun sequence genomic window:
- the LOC7475521 gene encoding DELLA protein GAIP yields the protein MKREHSNLHPQQLTNPSSLAAGGYSLTSTGTMTSNNGKAKTWEEEKGRQADGGMDELLAVLGYKVRSSDMAEVAQKLEQLEEVMGHAQEDGLSHLASDSVHYNPSDLSTWLESMLSELNPNHHFDLSADSLLAPAESSTVTSIDFTDRKHHQQPKLFEESSSSEYDLKVIPGKAVFSPTQIDSRESKRLKTDLYQTSSSPSSSSTTLGSLVASTESTRPVVLVDSQENGVRLVHLLMACAEAVQENNLNLAEALVKQIGFLAVSQAGAMRKVATYFAEALARRIYKLYPQNSTDHSLSDILQIHFYETCPYLKFAHFTANQAILEAFEGKKRVHVIDFSMNQGMQWPALMQALALRPGGPPALRLTGIGPPAHDNTDQLQEVGWKLAQLAETIHVEFEYRGFVANSLADLDASMLELRPTEFESVAVNSIFEFHKLLAIPGAMKKVLSVVKQMKPEIVTVVEQEANHNGPVFLDRFTESLHYYSTLFDSLEGSVSTQDKVMSEVYLAKQICNVVACEGSSRVERHETLTQWRTRLSSAGFAPVHLGSNAFKQASMLLALFAGGDGYRVEENNGCLMLGWHTRPLIATSAWRVNNHHPVGGAA from the coding sequence aTGAAAAGAGAACACTCAAATCTCCATCCTCAACAACTTACTAACCCATCTTCTCTTGCCGCAGGTGGGTATTCTCTTACTAGCACCGGTACTATGACTTCTAATAACGGGAAAGCTAAGACGTGGGAGGAAGAGAAGGGACGTCAAGCAGATGGCGGGATGGATGAACTTTTAGCTGTTTTGGGTTACAAAGTAAGGTCATCAGACATGGCTGAGGTTGCCCAAAAACTTGAACAGCTTGAAGAAGTGATGGGTCATGCACAAGAAGATGGTCTTTCCCATCTTGCATCTGATTCTGTTCACTACAATCCTTCCGATCTGTCTACTTGGCTTGAAAGCATGCTTTCTGAGTTAAACCCAAATCACCATTTCGATCTTTCTGCTGATTCTTTACTTGCTCCTGCTGAATCTTCCACCGTCACCTCCATCGATTTCACCGACCGCAAACATCATCAGCAACCAAAGCTGTTCGAGGAATCTTCATCATCGGAATATGATCTGAAAGTCATACCAGGTAAGGCTGTCTTCTCTCCAACCCAGATCGACTCTAGAGAATCTAAACGCTTAAAAACAGACCTATATCAAACATCCTCTTCGCCATCCTCGTCCTCCACAACTCTCGGTTCTCTTGTGGCTTCGACCGAGTCAACTCGCCCGGTAGTCCTGGTTGACTCACAAGAAAACGGTGTTCGTCTCGTCCATCTCTTAATGGCCTGTGCCGAAGCAGTCCAAGAAAACAACTTAAATCTGGCGGAAGCCCTCGTCAAACAAATCGGCTTTTTAGCTGTTTCTCAGGCCGGAGCCATGCGTAAGGTAGCCACCTACTTCGCCGAGGCATTAGCTCGGAGAATCTACAAATTATACCCTCAAAATTCAACCGACCACTCTCTCTCAGATATTCTTCAGATACACTTCTATGAGACCTGCCCTTATCTCAAGTTTGCTCACTTCACGGCCAATCAAGCGATTCTTGAAGCCTTTGAAGGGAAAAAACGGGTTcatgttattgatttttctatgaACCAAGGCATGCAGTGGCCCGCTTTAATGCAAGCTCTTGCTCTCAGACCTGGTGGCCCACCTGCTTTGCGGTTAACCGGCATTGGACCACCGGCTCATGATAACACGGACCAGCTTCAAGAGGTGGGGTGGAAGTTGGCTCAGTTGGCAGAGACTATTCATGTGGAATTCGAGTATAGAGGTTTTGTGGCTAACAGTTTGGCTGATCTCGATGCTTCCATGCTAGAACTCAGACCTACTGAGTTCGAGTCTGTGGCTGTTAACTCGATCTTTGAGTTTCATAAATTGTTGGCTATACCGGGAGCTATGAAAAAGGTTTTATCAGTTGTGAAACAAATGAAACCGGAGATTGTTACTGTCGTTGAGCAAGAAGCGAACCATAACGGTCCAGTTTTCTTGGACAGGTTCACCGAGTCACTGCACTATTACTCGACTCTGTTTGACTCGTTGGAGGGATCAGTGAGTACCCAGGATAAGGTAATGTCAGAGGTGTACTTGGCGAAGCAGATTTGCAATGTTGTGGCTTGTGAAGGATCTAGCCGAGTTGAGAGGCACGAGACCCTGACTCAGTGGCGAACTCGGCTGAGTTCGGCTGGGTTTGCTCCGGTTCATCTTGGTTCAAACGCGTTTAAGCAAGCCAGCATGTTGTTGGCCCTGTTTGCTGGTGGAGACGGGTATAGAGTGGAAGAGAATAATGGGTGTTTGATGTTGGGTTGGCATACTCGCCCACTCATTGCCACCTCGGCTTGGCGGGTCAACAACCACCACCCAGTAGGCGGTGCTGCTTAA
- the LOC7475520 gene encoding uncharacterized protein LOC7475520 — MDSSESNENHQIASNSNSHSNANDHGWQKVTYPKRQRKQRSAADSAANNSHPIANDSNKPNNVFRSLELQSEDRRRKILESQSAAADAAAVVDTRSRSKHHHRSDDDDDDDYESDDAGVSKENAKAEEKKVKQKKPKKPKVTVADAAAKIDAADLAAFLSDISGSYEGQQEILLMRFADYFGRAFSAVNSSQFPWVKMFRENTVAKLADIPLSHISDAVYKTAADWINQLSIAALGSFVLWCLDSILADLASQQGGSKGSKKGIQQASSKSQVAMFVVLAMVLRRKPDALVNVLPTLRESSKYQGQDKLVVIVWMIAQASHGDLAVGLYSWGHNLLPIVSGKSSNPQSRDIILQSVEKILAAPKARSILVNGAVRKGERLLPPSALEILLRVTFPSSSARLKATERFGAIYPTLKEVALAGAPRSKAMKQVSQQILSFALKAAGESIPELSKEAAGISIWCLTQNADCYKQWDKVYQDNLEASVAVLKRLLEEWKELSVKLAPLDPMRETIKNYRQKNEKGMEPEADATRQALFREADKHCKTLSRKLSHGHGCLKGMAVAVIALAAGAAIMSSNMESWDWKELPVFISSQFSF, encoded by the exons atgGATTCCTCTGAATCAAACGAAAATCACCAGATCGCCAGCAACAGCAACTCTCACTCAAACGCCAACGATCACGGCTGGCAAAAAGTCACTTACCCCAAGCGCCAGCGAAAGCAGAGATCCGCTGCAGATTCCGCCGCCAATAATTCTCATCCAATCGCCAATGACAGCAACAAGCCAAACAACGTCTTCCGATCTCTTGAGCTTCAATCCGAAGACCGCCGCCGTAAAATTCTCGAATCTCAGAGCGCCGCTGCTGATGCCGCCGCCGTTGTTGATACTCGATCGAGATCGAAGCATCACCACCGATccgatgacgacgacgacgacgattACGAAAGCGATGATGCTGGAGTTTCCAAGGAGAATGCCAAGGCTGAAGAGAAGAAAGTGAAGCAGAAGAAGCCTAAGAAACCTAAAGTGACTGTAGCTGATGCCGCCGCTAAAATTGATGCCGCCGATCTTGCTGCCTTTCTCTCTGACATATCG GGGTCATATGAGGGTCAGCAGGAGATACTGTTGATGCGATTCGCGGATTATTTTGGGAGGGCTTTTTCGGCAGTGAATTCGTCGCAATTTCCTTGGGTTAAGATGTTCAGGGAGAATACTGTGGCCAAGCTCGCCGAT ATTCCACTGTCTCATATTTCTGATGCTGTTTATAAAACAGCCGCTGACTGGATTAACCAACTGTCCATTGCAGCGCTTGGTTCATTTGTACTATGGTGTTTAGACAGCATTCTTGCAGACTTGGCAAGCCAGCAAGGTGGTTCTAAAGGCTCTAAAAAGGGCATTCAGCAAGCATCATCAAAATCTCAG GTCGCAATGTTTGTGGTTCTGGCAATGGTGTTGCGACGAAAACCTGATGCTTTGGTTAATGTATTGCCAACACTTAGGGAAAGTTCAAAGTATCAAGGACAGGACAAACTTGTGGTTATTGTATGGATGATAGCACAG GCCTCTCATGGTGATTTGGCAGTAGGATTGTACTCTTGGGGTCATAACCTTCTGCCTATAGTGAGTGGCAAAAGCTCTAATCCACAGTCCAGGGATATAATTTTGCAGTCAGTGGAGAA AATTTTGGCTGCCCCGAAAGCTAGATCAATATTGGTAAATGGTGCTGTTAGAAAGGGGGAGCGCTTGCTGCCACCTTCTGCACTTGAAATACTGTTACGAGTTACCTTCCCTTCATCTTCAGCTAGACTAAAG GCTACTGAAAGGTTTGGGGCAATCTATCCCACCCTAAAAGAGGTGGCTCTTGCCGGTGCTCCTAGAAGCAAAGCAATGAAACAAGTATCACAGCAGATACTGAGTTTTGCTCTAAAAGCAGCTGGAGAAA GCATTCCTGAGTTATCTAAGGAAGCAGCTGGCATTTCCATCTGGTGTTTGACCCAAAATGCTGATTGTTATAAGCAATGG GATAAGGTTTACCAGGATAATCTAGAAGCTAGTGTTGCTGTTCTTAAAAGACTCTTGGAGGAATGGAAGGAGCTTTCAGTGAAACTGGCTCCTCTTGATCCTATGAGGGAAACTATCAAGAACTATAGACAGAAG aaTGAGAAAGGAATGGAACCTGAAGCTGATGCTACTCGTCAAGCACTCTTCAGGGAGGCAGATAAGCACTGCAAGACACTATCAAGAAAATTATCGCACGGCCATGGTTGCCTTAAAGGTATGGCTGTTGCTGTCATCGCATTGGCCGCTGGTGCTGCCATCATGTCATCAAACATGGAGTCCTGGGATTGGAAGGAGTTGCCTGTATTTATTAGCTCTCAATTCTCTTTCTAA
- the LOC7459773 gene encoding NAD(P)H-quinone oxidoreductase subunit L, chloroplastic isoform X2: MSYCFSFQSPKALPTLSSQRRRTSLCTTAKYKPFHNTKLVKKATSVNRKPEDHDQAKKSSLAIQFAALLATIEQPAFAITGVNNPEDLTSILIQLAIVTFCYFILMPPIIFNWLWKRLYRRKLLETYLQFMCIFIFFPGILLWAPFLNFRKFPRDPSLQYPWSKPEDPSKIKNDYLRYPWATPEDYD, encoded by the exons ATGAGCTATTGTTTCAGCTTCCAAAGCCCCAAGGCTTTGCCTACTCTCTCTTCTCAGCGCAGAAGAACTTCTCTGTGTACTACAGCTAAATACAAACCATTCCACAATACCAAGCTTGTTAAG AAAGCTACAAGCGTTAACAGAAAGCCTGAAGACCACGATCAAGCAAAGAAGTCTAGCCTGGCAATTCAGTTTGCTGCACTTTTAGCTACT ATTGAGCAGCCAGCATTTGCCATCACTGGAGTGAATAATCCTGAAGATTTGACATCGATTTTGATACAATTGGCTATTGTTACCTTTTGTTACTTCATTCTGATGCCA CCTATCATCTTCAACTGGCTTTGGAAAAGACTGTACAGGAGAAAGCTTTTGGAGACGTATTTGCAATTCATGtgcatcttcattttctttccagG GATATTGCTGTGGGCACCATTTCTGAACTTCAGGAAATTTCCTCGGGATCCATCCTTGCAGTACCCATGGTCCAAACCCGAAGATCCTTCAAAAATCAAGAACGATTATCTTAGGTACCCCTGGGCTACACCTGAAGATTATGATTAG
- the LOC7459773 gene encoding NAD(P)H-quinone oxidoreductase subunit L, chloroplastic isoform X1 has translation MSYCFSFQSPKALPTLSSQRRRTSLCTTAKYKPFHNTKLVKQKATSVNRKPEDHDQAKKSSLAIQFAALLATIEQPAFAITGVNNPEDLTSILIQLAIVTFCYFILMPPIIFNWLWKRLYRRKLLETYLQFMCIFIFFPGILLWAPFLNFRKFPRDPSLQYPWSKPEDPSKIKNDYLRYPWATPEDYD, from the exons ATGAGCTATTGTTTCAGCTTCCAAAGCCCCAAGGCTTTGCCTACTCTCTCTTCTCAGCGCAGAAGAACTTCTCTGTGTACTACAGCTAAATACAAACCATTCCACAATACCAAGCTTGTTAAG CAGAAAGCTACAAGCGTTAACAGAAAGCCTGAAGACCACGATCAAGCAAAGAAGTCTAGCCTGGCAATTCAGTTTGCTGCACTTTTAGCTACT ATTGAGCAGCCAGCATTTGCCATCACTGGAGTGAATAATCCTGAAGATTTGACATCGATTTTGATACAATTGGCTATTGTTACCTTTTGTTACTTCATTCTGATGCCA CCTATCATCTTCAACTGGCTTTGGAAAAGACTGTACAGGAGAAAGCTTTTGGAGACGTATTTGCAATTCATGtgcatcttcattttctttccagG GATATTGCTGTGGGCACCATTTCTGAACTTCAGGAAATTTCCTCGGGATCCATCCTTGCAGTACCCATGGTCCAAACCCGAAGATCCTTCAAAAATCAAGAACGATTATCTTAGGTACCCCTGGGCTACACCTGAAGATTATGATTAG